CGAGACGGAGATGTCCGCGCCGATGGCGGTCAAGCGTCGTACCCGTGGCGCGCGGCGTATCCTCGTGTCGGCCCTGATAATCGGGGCGGTTTCTGTCGCCGCACTGGGCCTGCTGGCCCATCGCCAGGGCATTATCAAACTGCCTCTGCTCCCAGAACCCCGTCCTGTCGCCGAGGCCGACGAAGGCGTTGCTGACAACGGTTTCACCACCGGAATCGTGGACCGATTGCAGGGCGTTGCGCCCTTCGATTCGGTCGGCGCCGTCGCGGCCGGGCTTGACGACAGCCTCGCCGTTGCCGGGAACGAAGGACTTGTCGCCGGGGAAGTCACCGATACCCTTTCGGTGGGGGAACCCGCCCCGCTGCCCGTCGACGAGGATGAGCCGGCTCCGCGGATCGCGGACGAGATGGCAACCGACGCAGGCGCCGGACTTGACGAGACTCCGGCGGCCAGGGAACTGCCCGCGCCGCCGCCGGGTCTTTACGTCCATGTGGGTTCGTTCCGAGATATCGAGCGTGCCCGGATTTTCGCCGCCGAATGCGCAGGCCACGATATGCCGACGCAAGTCATGGCTGTCACGATCGACGGCCAGCTCTGGTACCGGGTACATGTGGGGCCGTACGCGGATCAGGCGGATGCGCAACAAGCCCAGGCCGTGGTGCAAGGCAATAGGCTTTCCACCTGGACCATGATCGTCAGGATCCGCTGACGATGGCCGGGCGCGCGGACGGTCGCCCACTGGTCTCGGCCCAGCTGGTAGGCGCCCTCCAGATGGGCGGTGCCGAACATCTCGCGGTCCAGATCGCCAACGCCCGCGCCGTCGCCGGCGACCGATCCCACCTGTATGTGATGGGCGGCCCTGGCCCTCTTTCGGCCAAGATCTCGCCCGCCGTGACGGTGCGTTATTTCGACCATCGCGTGGCGTCCCCAGCCCGTCCCTGGCGATGTCTCGTCTCCGTTCGCGAGGGATACCGCCTGCTCGCCGCCTCCCTCGCCGCCGACGGCGTCGACGTGTTGCAGAGCCATCTACCCGGAGCCAATTTCTGGGGTCTGCTGCTGTCGAGGCGGAGACGGTGCGCGGTCGTCCCCACGGTGCACAACAACCGGGAATTCGCCTACGGCGACACGGCCAATCCTCTCCGGACCCGGATGCGCCACTGGGCCTACCGGCGCATGCTGAAAGACTGTAATGCGGTCGTCGCCGTGTCGGAGAAAGTGAAGGCCTCGTTGCTGGTTGAACTGGGCGTGGGGGAGGCCGCCGCCGACCGGCTGGTCGTGATACCCAATGGTGTGAGCGAACCGCCACCCCTGGCATCCGACGAGCTTACGCGAATCAGGGCGCGCTTCGGCTGCGGCGAGGGCGAATTCCTGGCCTTGGCGGCGGGGCGGCACGACGCGCAGAAGAATTACCGTACGCTGATCGAAACCATGGTCCTGCTCCTGGCAAGGGGGGTCCCATTGCGCCTGGTGCTGGCGGGCGAGGGGCCGCTGAGCGAGGAACACCGACGGCTGTGCGACGAGTCGGGTCTGTCGGCGCGAGTGGTCATGCCCGGCAATCTGGACGACCTGTCCCGGGTGATGCAGTCCGCCGACTGCTTCGTCATGTCGTCGCTTTGGGAAGGCCTGCCGTTGGTAATGTTGGAGGCGATGGCCGCCGGCCTGCCTGTCGCGGGGACCCGCATTCCCGGCATCGAAGATGTGATCGAGGACGGCGTCAACGGCGTCCTGGCCGATCCCGCGGACGCGGCCGGACTCGCCGACGCCGTCGCGCGCCTGGCCGCCGATGCAGACCTGCGCGCCCGGTGCCGCGCGTCCGCCCTGGCGTCCGTACGACGCGATTATTCCCTCGACAGGGTCAGCCGGGATCTGGGCGACCTCTACCACCGCGTCGCCGGCACCGCAGGAAAGTCATGACCTACCGTATCGCCACGGTCCCCTACCTCGCGGCCCGGCCGCTGGTTGACGCCCTGGACGAGCTCGCTCCGGAGCGCGTGCGCGTGATCTCGGCCGTACCGTCGGTCCTGCCGGAGCTGCTTCACGCCGACGAGGCGGACGCGGCCCTGATCCCGGTCGTCGAGTGCTGGCGCGGCGCCGGGGACGGCATCGTGCCCGGCGTGGGCATCGCCACGGGCCGTCGCGTGGACAGCGTGAAGCTTTTCAGCCGCGTGGCTCCCACCAGGATACGCCACGTGGCCGTGGACCGCGGCAGCCGCACCTCGGTGGCGCTCCTGCGCATACTTTTCGCCGACCTCTACGACGTGCAGCCGGACTTCAAGGTGCTCGAACCCCGTGTCGACACCCTGCTGGACGACCACGAGGCGGCGCTGGTCATCGGCGACCGCGGCTTCGCCGCCGAAGGCCGGTTTCGCGCGGAGGGGCGCGAGGATGTCCACATCGTCGATCTCGGCGAGACCTGGCGCCAGATGACGGGGCTGCCCTTCGTTTTCGCGGTGTGGGCGCTGGGGCGGCGCTTCGTGACCGGAGCGGGCGTCGCGGAGCGCGAGGAACTCGTCGCCCTGCTCACCCGGTCCCGTGACTTGGGGCTGTCCAGGATAGATGAGCTGGCCGCCCGCGCGGCGGCCGAGGGATGTCTCGGCCCGGGGGGCGTCTGCTCGGCTGACGTCATCCGCGGGTTCTTTGCGGAATCGATGTGCTACGCGCTCGGCGAACGCGAAATGGCGGGGCTGCGGCGGTTTCATACCCTGTGTGTGCGCCATGCCATCTGCCCACCCGGCCGTGGCGTGGATTTCACGGCACGTACGTGACGAGGAACCGCGATGACCATACCCGAGGGAGACGGCCCCACCGCCCCCGACGAGTCCTACGGCGTGCCCCGGCGTTCGAGCGGGGATGCCCTCGAGATCCTCGACGAGTCCCTGCGGCGCCGCCTGACCGGCGGCGAGCTGTTGCTGCTGTGCGAGGAAGCGGCCCTGCACGACCTGGGACGCACGGCTCATGCCTTGCGGCTGGAGCGCTGCGATCCCGGGCGCGTCACCTATGTCGTCGGCCGCCGCGTCACCGATACCGGTCTGAGTCACGGGGATTGCTGGTTCAGCGCCTCCAACCGTCACGGGGGCGCCGTCGCCGCTCACGGCTCGATGCTGGACGAGGTGATGGCCGAGATCCGCACCGCCTTCGCCGTCGGCGAACGCCCGATCCTGCCGCACGTCGGGCAACCTCCCGACCCTGGGATCGAGACCCGCGAAAAGATGCTGCGCGAATTGAAGGCGGCCTGTCCCCGGCTGTGGATACAAGGCTTCTCGCCCGATGCGGTCCGTCGCCTCGCCGAGAGGTCAGGGCTCCAGACCCTGGAGGTGCTGCGCCGCCTGCAGGAAGCGGGGCTGGATTCCATGTCCGGCGACGACGCCGGGGTCCTCAGCGATCGCGTCCGCCGTCTGTTGGCGCCCGACGGGACCACCGCCCGCGCGTGGATCGAGATCAGCGAGGAAGCCCATTACCTGGGCCTGCCCACCACGGCGGCCATGACGATCGGGCACATGGAGACATATCCCGAGCGTGTCGAGCACCTGCTGCGCCTGCGCGAGAGCCAGGACAGGACGTCCGGTTACACGGCCTTCGCTCCCCGGATCTTCCGGCCGGCCGGCACGCAGCGCCCGCCCGCGCCCGATTCGATGGCGCGCACCGCCGCCCGCGGCGATCCGGGGGTGCCGGATTACCTGCGCACCCTGGCGATCGCGCGTATCGCGCTCGACAACTTCGCCGACATCCAGGCGTCCTGGATCGCGCAGGGCAAGAGCGTGGGCCGGCTCGCCCTCTCCTTCGGCGCCAACGATCTGGGCGCCACGATGACGGAGGAGGGCGTGGTTCAGGCCGACGGCGTCGCGCGGTCCCCGACCGGGGCCGACCTCGAAGAGATGATCCGCAGCGCCGGTTTCTCCCCTGCCCAGCGGAATTTCGGCTACAACGTCCGGTGCCTCGCTCCCCCCGTCGACGATGCCTGATATCGCTCAATGAATCCCTTTCGCTACCGATACAGTGAACAGATAGTCAGGTTGTGGCGCGGAGACCCGCGACCGTTCCGGCGTCGAACTATGTGGGAGATGGACATGGCAAGGAAAATGAGTCTGGGCCGCAAGCTGGGTCTCGGTTTCGGCCTGCTGATGGGCTTGATGGTGATCGTCCTGGTCATTGCCACCTTCGGGTTCCATTCCCTCGAAAAGAACACCCGGCGCTTTCTGGAGAACCAGCAGCTCGAAACCGATCTCATGACTTACGAGGTCGACCAGCTCAGCTGGACCCGCGAACTCGGCGATGCCATCATCAACGCCGACGTATCCGGCCTGGACATCCAGACCGATCCCGCACGGTGCGCGTTCGGCGTCTGGTACGGGAGCGAGGACAGACGCCGGGACGTCACGTTGTTGCCCGAACTGGCATCCCTGCTGGCGCAGATCGAGAACCGTCACGCCGCATTGCACGCCGCCGCCAACGAGATCATCTCGCTGCTCGCGGCTCACGACACCTCGCGGCCGGAGACATGGC
The window above is part of the bacterium genome. Proteins encoded here:
- a CDS encoding glycosyltransferase family 4 protein, producing the protein MAGRADGRPLVSAQLVGALQMGGAEHLAVQIANARAVAGDRSHLYVMGGPGPLSAKISPAVTVRYFDHRVASPARPWRCLVSVREGYRLLAASLAADGVDVLQSHLPGANFWGLLLSRRRRCAVVPTVHNNREFAYGDTANPLRTRMRHWAYRRMLKDCNAVVAVSEKVKASLLVELGVGEAAADRLVVIPNGVSEPPPLASDELTRIRARFGCGEGEFLALAAGRHDAQKNYRTLIETMVLLLARGVPLRLVLAGEGPLSEEHRRLCDESGLSARVVMPGNLDDLSRVMQSADCFVMSSLWEGLPLVMLEAMAAGLPVAGTRIPGIEDVIEDGVNGVLADPADAAGLADAVARLAADADLRARCRASALASVRRDYSLDRVSRDLGDLYHRVAGTAGKS
- a CDS encoding menaquinone biosynthesis protein, whose amino-acid sequence is MTYRIATVPYLAARPLVDALDELAPERVRVISAVPSVLPELLHADEADAALIPVVECWRGAGDGIVPGVGIATGRRVDSVKLFSRVAPTRIRHVAVDRGSRTSVALLRILFADLYDVQPDFKVLEPRVDTLLDDHEAALVIGDRGFAAEGRFRAEGREDVHIVDLGETWRQMTGLPFVFAVWALGRRFVTGAGVAEREELVALLTRSRDLGLSRIDELAARAAAEGCLGPGGVCSADVIRGFFAESMCYALGEREMAGLRRFHTLCVRHAICPPGRGVDFTART
- a CDS encoding dehypoxanthine futalosine cyclase translates to MTIPEGDGPTAPDESYGVPRRSSGDALEILDESLRRRLTGGELLLLCEEAALHDLGRTAHALRLERCDPGRVTYVVGRRVTDTGLSHGDCWFSASNRHGGAVAAHGSMLDEVMAEIRTAFAVGERPILPHVGQPPDPGIETREKMLRELKAACPRLWIQGFSPDAVRRLAERSGLQTLEVLRRLQEAGLDSMSGDDAGVLSDRVRRLLAPDGTTARAWIEISEEAHYLGLPTTAAMTIGHMETYPERVEHLLRLRESQDRTSGYTAFAPRIFRPAGTQRPPAPDSMARTAARGDPGVPDYLRTLAIARIALDNFADIQASWIAQGKSVGRLALSFGANDLGATMTEEGVVQADGVARSPTGADLEEMIRSAGFSPAQRNFGYNVRCLAPPVDDA